One Castanea sativa cultivar Marrone di Chiusa Pesio chromosome 4, ASM4071231v1 DNA window includes the following coding sequences:
- the LOC142632624 gene encoding uncharacterized protein LOC142632624, which produces MPRSNKQPIAFDNDNLEGTTQPHHDALIVMARVRGFIVKRIMIDQGSGIDVMYPNLYQGLSLKKEDLSKYDTPLMGFDGHMVILEGQISHPVIMGGREVLVTFIVVASSSPYTAILGRPWIHDIGAMPFTLHVKVKFRTEEGITVIRGDQQAAKQCLVTAAIEQTKQREPTENLTL; this is translated from the coding sequence ATGCCGAGGTCAAATAAACAACCCATCGCATTCGACAACGACAACCTGGAGGGCACTACCCAGCCCCACCACGACGCTCTGATAGTCATGGCCCGAGTAAGGGGGTTCATAGTGAAGAGAATAATGATCGATCAGGGGAGTGGCATAGATGTGATGTACCCGAATTTGTACCAAGGGCTCAGTCTGAAAAAGGAAGACTTGTCCAAGTATGATACCCCTTTAATGGGATTCGACGGGCACATGGTGATCCTAGAGGGGCAAATTTCCCATCCGGTTATCATGGGAGGCCGGGAGGTGTTGGTGACGTTCATAGTGGTCGCATCTTCCTCACCGTACACGGCAATATTAGGAAGGCCGTGGATACACGACATTGGGGCTATGCCGTTCACCTTGCACGTAAAGGTCAAGTTCCGAACTGAAGAGGGGATTACAGTGATAAGGGGCGATCAGCAGGCGGCCAAACAATGTTTGGTGACCGCGGCCATCGAACAAACTAAGCAGAGGGAACCAACTGAGAATCTGACCCTATAG
- the LOC142632623 gene encoding uncharacterized protein LOC142632623, whose product MGTGETLRNYASQYWELYNEIGGGNEKIAASTFRMGLLEESRLRESLTLKPPEDMRQLMRRIEEYKRLEDDRLQSKGKKPMTIYPRNNSFNPRHRKDLRIQEPGPAIEGVNATFKEPVYRIVDRIKNELYFRRPNRMAGDPSRRNQNLYCSYHRDKGHTTEQCRVLKDHLEQLVKAGHLKEFLAETGSRETRQAGRQQ is encoded by the coding sequence ATGGGGACGGGAGAGACCCTTCGCAACTATGCCAGCCAGTACTGGGAGCTGTACAACGAGATCGGTGGGGGAAACGAAAAGATCGCAGCTAGTACCTTTCGGATGGGCCTGCTCGAGGAGTCCAGGCTGAGAGAATCGTTGACCTTGAAGCCTCCCGAGGATATGAGGCAGCTGATGAGGCGTATCGAGGAGTATAAGCGCTTGGAGGACGACCGGCTACAGTCCAAAGGGAAAAAGCCGATGACCATCTATCCTCGGAACAACAGCTTCAACCCTAGACACCGGAAGGATTTGAGGATTCAGGAGCCCGGCCCGGCGATTGAGGGAGTCAATGCGACGTTCAAGGAGCCTGTATACCGCATCGTtgatagaataaaaaatgagcTGTATTTTAGGCGACCGAACAGGATGGCAGGCGACCCGTCGAGGAGAAACCAAAACCTGTATTGCTCATATCACAGAGATAAAGGGCACACCACTGAGCAGTGTAGGGTGCTGAAAGATCACCTGGAACAGCTGGTGAAAGCAGGGCATTTGAAGGAATTTCTGGCGGAGACGGGAAGTCGGGAGACCAGACAGGCTGGGCGGCAGCAATGA
- the LOC142632625 gene encoding uncharacterized protein LOC142632625 yields MDLGAREVEVYSDSLLVVSQVQGNFEARDPRMIEYLRLAKQMMDNFDMVKIEWIARGQNRHADSLATLASSIADEVPRLIRVELVPEPSIATRALIVQVTEAERCWIDSIIEFLSEDRTPEDEKEAAKVWRTATRYWLSADRKLYRRSFKGPYL; encoded by the coding sequence ATGGATCTAGGGGCAAGGGAGGTGGAGGTATACTCGGACTCCCTCCTCGTGGTAAGTCAGGTCCAGGGGAATTTCGAGGCTAGGGATCCCCGGATGATAGAGTACCTGCGGCTAGCAAAGCAGATGATGGATAACTTCGATATGGTCAAGATAGAATGGATAGCCCGGGGGCAAAACCGGCACGCCGATTCCTTAGCAACTCTAGCATCATCAATAGCTGACGAAGTGCCTCGGTTGATTAGGGTGGAGTTGGTTCCCGAGCCAAGTATTGCCACCCGGGCACTGATTGTGCAGGTCACTGAAGCCGAGAGATGCTGGATTGATTCGATCATCGAGTTCCTTTCAGAAGATCGAACCCCGGAAGATGAGAAGGAGGCAGCCAAAGTATGGCGAACCGCCACTCGTTACTGGTTATCTGCCGATCGGAAGCTCTATCGCAGGTCATTCAAAGGGCCATACCTGTAG